The region GCTGTTGCAATGCCGCCAGCATCAACAATTTCTTTTACGATAACCTCAAGCTTTTCTGCGCGGCGAGCGCCAAGCACCACTTTTGCGCCTTCAGCGGCGAGCAATCTCGCGGTCGCTTCGCCCAGACCAGAGCTAGCGCCAGTGATGACAACGACTTTATCTTTAATATTTTGCATAGATACCTCTATTGATAATGAATGATGGTTAATAAACGGTTTCACATTGACGCGAATAACCAGAGTGTTCCTCTTAATCTTGTATAAGAAGGTGAAACCGAGTGGGTATTTGTCGATAAAAACTGCCTTATCGACGGTGAGGAAACGCGTACGTCGAATTGATTTTTACAATCAATAAACTGACGAACAGTAGCCCAGCTAACGTCACTGGTAGTGATGATGTACCATAGAATTGCAGCAGCACGCCGCCTACGATTCCGCCAAGGGAAATGGCACTATTCCAACTCACTACGGTTAAGGACATAGCAAGTTCAGCCCATTCACCTGCCGCATCAGCTAATGCGGTATTCAGTAGAGTGGCTGCGCCGCCGAAGGTTAATCCCCAGATGGCGGTTCCAATCAGAATGACATCGGAACTTTTGATAAATAGACTGAAAATGACCGCAACAAGGAAGAAGCACAGCAGTGAAATCAACACCATTTTGCGCAAGTATTTGTCGATCAATTTCCCAGTGATAACAATGCCGACTAAAGAGGTGAGACCAAAGATCATCAAGACCCACTGCACATGGCTATTCATTCCCGATGGCTGAACAAATGGCGCGATATAGGTATAAAGGATGTTATGCGCAAGCATCCATGTCATTACCACCGCCAGTACAGGTTTGACCCCTTTAATATGCAGTACCTTGCTAAATTCCAGTTTCATCTGTTTTGATTGTCCTGGGACATTTGGTACATACGCAGCGATCCAAATCATCAGCAATGCAGAAAGAATCGACATTGCATCAAAAGTTAATTTCCAACCCAAAACTTGCCCAAGCCAAGTGCCTAAAGGAACACCAGCGGAAAGAGCAATCGGAGTGCCCACCATAGCGATCGCCATCGCTTTGCCTTGTTGATATGGCTCGACGATGCGGCGTGCATAACTGGCCAGTAAGCTCCAAGCTAATCCCGCACAGGCTCCCGCTAAAAAGCGGGCGGTGAAAGTGAGCACTAAGTTGGTTGATAGTGCCGTTAAGGTATTAAATAGAATAAAACCAAGCACGGTGGTGAGCAGAACATTTCGGCGTGACCACGCGCGGGTCGCAATGGTTAACGGAATAGCGGCAAACAGTGAGCCTAACGCATAGGCGGTCACCCACTGGCCAGCTGTCGATAGTGGAATCGCTAAGTCATGGCTTATCTCTGGAAGCAAACCTGCTGGGATAGTTTCTGTCATAATGCAGATAAAACCCGTCATGGCAAAGGCGAGCAACGCCATATAAGGCATTGGTTTTTCATGTTTTGTCATGGATATCTCGAAAATTGGTAATGGTGTTTTAAAGAGCATGGCAATCCATGCGCTGTGACTTGTCGCTGAATATGGGTGGATTTTAGAGGTGGTATACCGCTTGTTTTTATGTGAGATAAGGAGCGTTCAGCACTCTTATCACTGAACGCTTCTTGCTCTTAAGATTACAGAGCGAGTTTAAGGATCTCAGCTGCACTTTCAGCGGTGATGGATTGGTTTTCACCAATATTGACATGACCGTGTTCTTCCAGTTTTGCCACGACGATCGGGATGATTTCTTCACCTAATCCATAGTCGGATAGATGGGTTTTAATCCCCATGGATTCAAAGAACTGAGTAGTGCATGCAATCGCTTTTTCCGCCATCGCCAGTTCATCTTGCACTGGGATGTCCCATACACGAGCTGCGTATTGGGCAAGCTTCGCGGATTTCTCTTTTTTGCAGAAAGTCCACAGCGCAGGCAACACGATCGCTAGCGTTTGGGCATGATCAAGTCCATAAAGCCCCGTGATTTCTTGACCGATCATGTGTGTTGCCCAGTCGGCAGGAACGCCTGTGCTTAGCACGCCGTTTAATGCCATGGTGGCAGACCACATAATATTGGCGCGCGCTTCATAGTTATCAGGTTGGGTC is a window of Vibrio porteresiae DSM 19223 DNA encoding:
- a CDS encoding MFS transporter; the protein is MTKHEKPMPYMALLAFAMTGFICIMTETIPAGLLPEISHDLAIPLSTAGQWVTAYALGSLFAAIPLTIATRAWSRRNVLLTTVLGFILFNTLTALSTNLVLTFTARFLAGACAGLAWSLLASYARRIVEPYQQGKAMAIAMVGTPIALSAGVPLGTWLGQVLGWKLTFDAMSILSALLMIWIAAYVPNVPGQSKQMKLEFSKVLHIKGVKPVLAVVMTWMLAHNILYTYIAPFVQPSGMNSHVQWVLMIFGLTSLVGIVITGKLIDKYLRKMVLISLLCFFLVAVIFSLFIKSSDVILIGTAIWGLTFGGAATLLNTALADAAGEWAELAMSLTVVSWNSAISLGGIVGGVLLQFYGTSSLPVTLAGLLFVSLLIVKINSTYAFPHRR